A portion of the Micromonospora tarapacensis genome contains these proteins:
- a CDS encoding AMP-binding protein, with amino-acid sequence MRSFDASPAHKGLWLADGMASTTLNHALTMWDVAGELDETAIVSAFRHVLDEAEILRVNFVDNGDGLKLVPRDLGDWQPFLLDLVGADDPEQAARDALAEMISKPFDVARDLLFRLGVVRLAANRSLLVIAYHHLIADGYGAGGLLSRRLAEVYTALVRGQDIPALAHRWDVESFAAIATEYLASERSAADAEFWRDYLKEAPPPAQVPRVVVPDALRPALDAPMSSADSWAEVAGAIGMASRTLTVARAEADAWATAAESMGVWMSSMLTTAAAAFLRHRCDLPEFLLSLATGNRSGPAGTTPGLAVNVVPVRVRVPLSATVDELADAIVDGTYEISGHTLRHYSDIQRAIAAAPSERGSFGVVMNVIEFVDQIHFADHPARYSGATTGSFNELSIGVYRDGTPDSDLFIRLDAAASLYSRAELRLIGEDLIAFIRAVAAAGARSIGALDVAGDTGRDRMLTASEGTRASDPTIADLFAQRVARDPDAVALVAGGSAISCRELDQRSSRVAAALRGRGIGPETVVAVAMSRSVDLVVALLGVARAGAAYLPVDPGLPADQIRSQLDTSGAGLLLVGAASAERPWGDLRVPVAMCHDLETDTIDGAEVAWSHPDGAVAVLYGCASADPDTGVVVTHRNLARFVLDRHWPRDGRDTVLWHTSPASDALALELWVPLLTGGRVIVAEQTEMDGDALVAVRSAHQISLVWLSAELFSAIAAERPDGLAGLRQVWIPADQVAVTAMQRVRAACPGLSIVNGHGPVGTTPLIRARGETTDEQRHAAAAAGLTDGTACYVLGPGLAPVPAGVVGELYVAGSAVARGFARRPGHTAQRFVACPFGPAGGLMFRTGDRARWGADGRLEYVGRAGVPARIGGIEVDTGHIEEVLAEHPRLAQSLVVVGADRTGQQRLVAYVVSVPGRDVAGAGTSGSRTETFHEELSRFVAGRVPESLVPSAFVVLDRLPVTAGGRADRTRLPEPEFRDGSHRAPRNRTEQVLATLFADVLELDRVGIDEDFFDLGGNSLRAIRLVGLIRAELHLEVSIRTLFAARSVAGLSQRWENLNKSSRPALRRRTKGGAIV; translated from the coding sequence GTGCGCTCGTTCGATGCGTCGCCCGCACATAAGGGACTGTGGCTGGCGGACGGCATGGCGTCCACCACGCTCAATCACGCGCTGACGATGTGGGACGTGGCCGGTGAGCTGGACGAGACAGCCATCGTGTCCGCGTTCCGGCACGTCCTCGACGAGGCGGAGATCCTGCGGGTCAATTTCGTCGACAACGGCGACGGACTGAAGCTGGTACCCCGGGACCTGGGCGACTGGCAGCCGTTCCTGCTGGACCTCGTCGGCGCGGACGATCCCGAGCAGGCCGCGCGGGACGCCCTGGCCGAGATGATCAGCAAGCCGTTCGACGTGGCGCGTGACCTCCTGTTCCGGCTGGGAGTGGTCAGGCTCGCCGCGAACCGGTCGCTACTGGTGATCGCCTACCACCACCTCATCGCCGACGGCTATGGCGCCGGCGGCCTGCTGTCGCGGCGCCTCGCCGAGGTGTACACGGCGCTGGTGCGGGGACAGGACATCCCCGCGCTGGCGCACCGGTGGGACGTCGAGTCGTTCGCGGCGATCGCCACCGAGTACCTTGCCTCGGAACGGTCCGCGGCGGACGCCGAGTTCTGGCGCGACTACCTGAAGGAGGCGCCCCCGCCGGCGCAGGTTCCCCGGGTCGTCGTTCCCGATGCGCTGCGGCCCGCGCTCGACGCCCCGATGAGCAGCGCGGACAGCTGGGCCGAGGTGGCCGGCGCGATCGGTATGGCCAGCCGGACGCTGACCGTCGCGCGGGCCGAGGCCGACGCGTGGGCCACCGCCGCGGAGTCGATGGGCGTGTGGATGTCGTCGATGCTGACCACGGCCGCAGCGGCGTTCCTGCGGCATCGCTGTGACCTTCCCGAGTTCCTGCTCTCCCTGGCCACCGGCAACCGGAGCGGACCCGCGGGCACGACCCCCGGGCTGGCCGTCAACGTGGTGCCGGTTCGGGTCCGTGTCCCGTTGAGCGCGACCGTCGACGAGCTGGCCGACGCGATCGTCGATGGCACCTACGAGATCTCCGGACACACGCTTCGCCACTACTCGGACATTCAGCGCGCGATCGCGGCGGCCCCCAGCGAACGCGGAAGCTTCGGTGTCGTCATGAACGTCATCGAGTTCGTCGACCAGATCCACTTCGCCGACCACCCGGCGCGTTACTCAGGGGCGACGACCGGAAGCTTCAACGAGCTCTCGATCGGCGTCTACCGCGACGGGACGCCCGACAGCGACCTGTTCATCCGGCTGGACGCGGCGGCGAGCCTCTACTCGCGGGCGGAACTGCGCCTGATCGGTGAGGACTTGATCGCGTTCATTCGGGCCGTGGCCGCCGCCGGCGCACGGTCGATCGGCGCGCTGGACGTGGCTGGCGACACCGGGCGGGACCGGATGCTGACGGCGTCGGAGGGCACGAGGGCGTCGGATCCGACGATTGCGGACCTGTTCGCGCAGCGGGTGGCGCGGGATCCCGATGCCGTTGCCCTGGTGGCCGGCGGCTCGGCGATCTCCTGTCGAGAACTGGATCAGCGATCCAGTCGGGTGGCCGCGGCGCTGCGAGGCCGCGGCATCGGGCCCGAGACCGTCGTGGCGGTGGCGATGTCCCGATCGGTGGATCTGGTCGTCGCGCTCCTGGGCGTGGCCAGGGCGGGTGCCGCCTACCTGCCCGTCGACCCGGGCCTACCGGCCGACCAGATCAGGTCCCAGCTCGACACGTCCGGCGCGGGCCTGCTGCTCGTCGGCGCCGCGTCGGCCGAACGGCCGTGGGGCGATCTGCGGGTGCCGGTGGCGATGTGCCACGACCTCGAAACGGACACCATCGATGGCGCCGAGGTGGCCTGGTCGCATCCCGACGGCGCCGTCGCCGTGCTGTACGGCTGCGCATCGGCCGACCCGGACACGGGCGTCGTGGTCACCCACCGGAACCTGGCGCGGTTCGTCCTGGACCGACACTGGCCGCGAGACGGCCGCGACACCGTCCTGTGGCACACCTCGCCGGCCTCCGACGCACTCGCGCTCGAACTGTGGGTGCCCCTGCTCACCGGCGGCCGGGTCATCGTGGCCGAGCAGACCGAGATGGACGGCGACGCGCTCGTCGCGGTGCGGTCGGCGCACCAGATCTCCCTGGTCTGGCTGAGCGCGGAGCTGTTCTCCGCCATCGCCGCCGAGCGTCCCGACGGCCTGGCGGGACTGAGGCAGGTGTGGATCCCGGCCGATCAGGTGGCGGTGACCGCCATGCAGCGGGTTCGGGCGGCCTGTCCTGGCCTGTCGATCGTCAACGGTCATGGTCCGGTGGGGACCACCCCGCTGATCCGGGCGCGTGGCGAAACGACCGACGAGCAGCGGCACGCTGCCGCTGCCGCTGGACTGACCGACGGTACCGCGTGCTACGTCCTGGGCCCAGGGCTGGCGCCGGTCCCGGCCGGTGTGGTCGGTGAGCTGTACGTCGCCGGGTCGGCGGTCGCGCGCGGTTTCGCCCGGCGGCCCGGGCACACCGCGCAACGGTTCGTGGCCTGTCCGTTCGGTCCGGCGGGCGGGCTCATGTTCCGCACCGGGGACCGGGCGCGGTGGGGTGCCGACGGCCGGTTGGAATACGTGGGCCGGGCCGGTGTCCCGGCCCGCATCGGCGGCATCGAGGTCGACACCGGCCACATCGAGGAGGTGCTCGCCGAGCACCCTCGGCTCGCGCAGTCGTTGGTGGTCGTCGGTGCCGACCGCACCGGCCAGCAGCGTCTGGTGGCGTACGTGGTCTCGGTGCCTGGCCGCGACGTAGCGGGTGCCGGAACCAGCGGCTCCCGCACCGAGACCTTCCATGAGGAGCTGAGCCGGTTCGTCGCCGGGCGGGTGCCCGAGTCCCTGGTGCCCTCGGCCTTCGTGGTGTTGGACCGACTGCCGGTCACGGCCGGCGGGCGGGCGGACCGAACCCGGCTACCGGAGCCCGAGTTCCGCGACGGGTCGCACCGGGCGCCGCGCAACCGCACCGAGCAGGTCCTGGCGACGCTCTTCGCCGACGTGCTCGAACTGGACCGGGTCGGAATCGACGAGGACTTCTTCGACCTCGGGGGCAACTCGCTGCGGGCGATCCGACTCGTCGGGTTGATCCGCGCGGAGCTGCACCTGGAAGTTTCCATCCGCACGTTGTTCGCCGCGCGCAGCGTCGCCGGCCTGTCTCAGCGTTGGGAGAACCTCAACAAGTCGAGCAGGCCCGCGCTGCGTCGGCGGACGAAGGGCGGAGCAATCGTCTGA
- a CDS encoding type I polyketide synthase — MVSAGADIAVIGMSCRFPGVPGLTEFWRLLVDGESTVAEFPEHRLADSKAPAHPDAATLMTGSFLDAIDGFDAAFFGTGAAEAAAMDPTQRLGLELAWEAVEDARVPATALAGREIDVVVSTAPSGYDLLRKLSGSDRDDHYAALGSSGALIANRISSLFDVRGMSLCADSGQSSSLVALALACDRIRSGAVEMAIAGGVHLITDPEAGISLANLGALSPDGRCFTFDDRANGFVRGEGGAIVVLKRLDLAVADGDHIYAVVRGWGVASGGASSRMPDPSPSGQAAATLTALERAAVAFGDVDYVEAHGTGTRLGDPAELAGLREVFQRTGRTRPLAIGSVKTNVGHLEPAAGIVGFVKAALCVDRSRLVPSLNFRSPNTAVADLGRDFEVVRVAQPWPGPPGRPRRAGVSAFGMGGTTAHVILEQAPEPPSAPAAAETAGTLPWVLSARSAEGLRAQAARLRAFVAADPSLSAADVAHSLVSTRTVFEHRAVVLGDGREAALAGLDLVASGRSAPRAIRGVVDGPVGPTVFVFPGQGSQWQGMGRQLYAESEVFARAIDDCARAFQPWLDWSLVDVVTGAESAAALDRIDVVQPALFAMMVSLARVWRSLGVVPDAVVGHSQGEIAAAYVCGAISLDDAARIVSVRSRAMAELTGCGGMTAVAAPLDWVRDRLARWSGRLSVAAVNGPSSVVISGEGPALDEFAELAVAEDVRARRVKVDLAGHSHYLEPLRDRLLDAIAGVTSRESAVRFYSTVTGGLFDTRGLDGAHWYANLRSMVRFGEVVEHLMGAPGTVFVEVSPHPVLQLAMAETADALATSPVLVSTLNRDDGGLFKVFGSLAELHVRGLPVDWTAACGGPRARRITLPTYPFQRQRYWLTAEDAATTPDRPAAGDGLGLDTESAALSLVCAEAAAMLSTKNPGLTQAVLTARSAQSFRDLGFDSAMVIGLRNRLAAITGLRLSATVAFTYPTPQALAEHIFSLVEPPKPDTPAEEAGFDDRADDELYALIDRGYL; from the coding sequence ATGGTTAGCGCAGGAGCGGACATTGCGGTGATCGGGATGTCGTGCCGCTTTCCCGGCGTGCCCGGCTTGACGGAGTTCTGGCGCCTGCTCGTCGACGGCGAGTCGACCGTCGCAGAGTTCCCGGAACACCGGCTGGCCGATTCGAAGGCTCCGGCCCACCCGGACGCCGCCACCCTGATGACCGGGTCGTTCCTCGACGCCATCGACGGATTCGACGCGGCGTTCTTCGGAACCGGCGCCGCGGAGGCGGCGGCCATGGATCCCACCCAGCGGCTGGGGCTGGAACTGGCCTGGGAGGCCGTCGAGGACGCCCGCGTCCCGGCGACCGCACTCGCCGGTCGCGAGATCGACGTCGTGGTCAGCACCGCGCCCTCCGGGTACGACCTGCTGCGCAAGCTGTCCGGCAGTGATCGGGACGACCACTACGCCGCGCTCGGATCAAGCGGTGCGCTGATCGCGAACCGGATCTCCAGCCTGTTCGACGTCCGGGGGATGAGCCTCTGCGCGGACTCCGGCCAGTCCTCCTCCCTGGTCGCGCTGGCGCTGGCGTGCGACCGGATCCGCAGCGGCGCGGTCGAGATGGCCATCGCCGGCGGCGTGCACCTGATCACCGACCCCGAGGCGGGCATCAGCCTGGCCAACCTGGGCGCGTTGTCGCCCGACGGCCGTTGCTTCACCTTCGACGACCGGGCCAACGGTTTCGTCCGCGGCGAGGGCGGCGCGATCGTCGTGCTCAAGCGGCTGGACCTCGCCGTCGCCGACGGCGATCACATCTACGCGGTGGTCCGTGGCTGGGGAGTCGCCAGCGGTGGAGCCTCCAGCCGGATGCCGGATCCCAGCCCCAGCGGGCAGGCCGCGGCGACACTGACCGCACTCGAGCGTGCCGCCGTCGCCTTCGGCGACGTCGACTACGTCGAGGCGCACGGCACCGGTACCCGGCTCGGCGACCCGGCGGAGCTCGCCGGGCTGCGCGAGGTCTTCCAGCGGACCGGCCGCACCCGACCCCTGGCGATCGGGTCGGTGAAGACCAACGTGGGCCACCTGGAACCGGCCGCGGGAATCGTCGGCTTCGTCAAGGCGGCGCTCTGCGTGGACCGGAGCCGGCTGGTCCCGAGCCTGAACTTCCGGTCGCCGAACACCGCCGTCGCCGACCTCGGGCGGGACTTCGAGGTCGTCCGCGTCGCTCAGCCCTGGCCGGGGCCGCCCGGCCGGCCGCGCCGGGCCGGGGTGTCGGCGTTCGGCATGGGTGGCACCACCGCGCACGTGATCCTCGAACAGGCACCCGAGCCACCGTCCGCCCCCGCCGCCGCGGAGACCGCCGGGACGCTGCCGTGGGTGCTCTCGGCACGGTCGGCGGAGGGACTACGGGCGCAGGCGGCCCGGCTGCGGGCGTTCGTCGCCGCGGACCCGTCGCTGTCGGCGGCCGACGTGGCGCACTCGCTGGTCTCGACGCGGACCGTGTTCGAGCACCGGGCGGTGGTGCTCGGCGACGGGCGCGAGGCGGCCCTGGCCGGTCTCGACCTGGTGGCGAGCGGGCGGAGCGCCCCCCGGGCGATCCGTGGGGTGGTCGACGGGCCGGTCGGCCCGACCGTCTTCGTCTTTCCCGGCCAGGGATCCCAGTGGCAGGGCATGGGACGGCAGCTCTACGCGGAGTCCGAGGTCTTCGCCCGCGCGATCGACGACTGCGCCCGGGCCTTCCAGCCCTGGCTCGACTGGTCCCTGGTGGACGTGGTGACCGGCGCCGAGTCCGCTGCGGCGCTGGACCGGATCGACGTCGTCCAGCCAGCGCTGTTCGCGATGATGGTGTCGCTGGCGCGGGTGTGGCGCTCGCTCGGGGTGGTGCCCGACGCGGTGGTGGGGCACTCGCAGGGCGAGATCGCCGCGGCGTACGTCTGCGGGGCGATCTCGCTCGACGACGCCGCCCGGATCGTCAGCGTGCGCAGCCGGGCCATGGCCGAGCTGACCGGATGCGGTGGGATGACCGCGGTGGCCGCGCCGCTGGACTGGGTCCGGGATCGGCTCGCGCGGTGGTCCGGGCGGCTGTCGGTCGCCGCGGTCAACGGGCCGTCGTCGGTGGTGATCTCCGGCGAAGGGCCGGCCCTGGACGAGTTCGCCGAGCTGGCCGTCGCCGAGGACGTCCGGGCACGCCGGGTCAAGGTCGACCTGGCCGGCCACTCCCACTACCTCGAACCCCTCCGTGACCGGCTGCTCGATGCCATCGCGGGCGTCACGTCCCGCGAGTCGGCGGTCAGGTTCTACTCCACCGTCACCGGCGGGCTGTTCGACACCCGGGGGCTGGACGGCGCCCACTGGTACGCCAACCTCCGCTCGATGGTCCGCTTCGGCGAGGTCGTCGAGCACCTGATGGGTGCGCCCGGCACCGTGTTCGTGGAGGTCAGTCCGCACCCGGTGCTCCAACTGGCGATGGCCGAGACCGCTGACGCGCTGGCCACCTCCCCGGTGCTGGTGAGTACGTTGAATCGGGACGACGGCGGCCTGTTCAAGGTGTTCGGCTCGCTGGCCGAGCTGCACGTGCGGGGCCTGCCCGTCGACTGGACCGCGGCCTGCGGCGGCCCGCGAGCGCGCCGGATCACCCTGCCGACCTACCCGTTCCAGCGGCAGCGGTACTGGTTGACCGCCGAGGACGCCGCCACCACGCCCGATCGTCCGGCAGCGGGCGACGGACTGGGCCTCGACACCGAGTCAGCCGCCCTCAGCCTGGTGTGCGCCGAGGCGGCGGCGATGCTGAGCACGAAGAACCCGGGCCTGACGCAGGCCGTCCTCACGGCGCGGTCGGCACAGAGCTTCCGGGACCTCGGCTTCGACTCCGCCATGGTGATCGGACTCCGGAACCGGCTCGCCGCGATCACCGGGCTGCGGCTCTCCGCCACCGTCGCCTTCACCTACCCCACGCCGCAAGCGCTCGCCGAACACATCTTCTCCCTGGTCGAACCGCCGAAGCCGGACACGCCGGCCGAGGAGGCGGGCTTCGACGACCGCGCCGACGACGAGCTGTACGCGCTCATCGACCGCGGATACCTGTAG
- a CDS encoding type I polyketide synthase, protein MEDLDKLRSYLRRAVSDAQKLRDQVRHLEESAREPIAVVGVGCRFPGGVASPEDLWDIVSGGLDAMSDLPPDRGWNLASLAGPEPEAAGTTYPRAGGFLADVAGFDAPFFGISPREALAMDPQQRLMLEISWEALERAGIDPTGLRDTDTGVFTGLYAVDYGPRMGSGAAGEVEGYTLTGTYTSVASGRVSYVLGLAGPAVSTDTACSSSLTAIHQAVRSLRSGECSLALAGGVSTMPTPGVLVELGRQRGLSVDGRCKAFAEAADGTGFSEGAGVLVLERLSDARRNGRRVWAVIRGSAVNQDGASNGLTAPSGLAQQRVIRAALADAGLGVGDVDVVEAHGTGTRLGDPIEAQALLATYGQGRESGVPVWLGSLKSNIGHTQAAAGVAGVIKMVMALRGGVLPRTLHVDRPSSHVDWSVGAVELLTQARPWVGGVGRVRRAGVSAFGISGTNAHVIVEEAPAVEVPVVGDGVPVAGGVVPWVLSGRSESALRAQAVRLRDFVVGAPGVDVADVGFSLLSTRSLFEHRAVVLGHDRDDLLAGLAATAAGTDGPSAPATPGGRTVFVFPGQGSQWVGMGRELCASSPAFARRMRECADALSPYVTWSLLDVLDDAEALQRVDVIQPVLWAVMVSLAEAWRSYGVEPAAVIGHSQGEIAAACVAGALTLPDAARAVALRSRAILALSGRGGMVSVGLPADDVRARLTEGLSIAAVNGPSSVVVSGEVAALDALLARCDAEGVRARRVPVDYASHSAQVDAIRDELARVLAGIAPRTSEVPFFSTVTADWLDTTRLDAEYWYTNLRHTVRFEEATRALAEQGFSFFVEASAHPVLTVGIAQTLDSTDVTAMVVGTLRRDEGGLKRLLQSAAEAFVAGLPVAWDTALPSRDGRWTPLPTYPFQRQRYWLNTPHDGAAAPEPDQRTDRLYQVDWLPRAVRADQATGRYVVLEPSETDLAGLDDVPPVVIVAVPGASEADADTPAAVEDHLHRLLRRLQSWLGDDRFADSRLAIVTRDAIHDDQVVHPDLVAAAIWGFVRSAQTENPGRITLVDIDDQPASWDVVPAAVATGETQIKIRAGEVSTPRLAHAGANSASAQHGGRPPSGTNGSTLGHGTVLITGGTSGLGAMLAHHLVRRHGVRRLLLTSRRGPAAPAAARLREVLTGSGAEVEVVACDITHRESVAELIAAVPADHPLTAVIHCAGVLDDGVVETLTEDRIDTVLAPKVRGAWHLHELTRDLNLSAFVLFSSIASVLGTAGQANYAAANAFLNGLAEARRAGGCPPAPCAGASGPSAARWSPGSATRTWFACAGRVCSRCPRSRGSRSSTRHSATTRRCWCPPVCSSRRRTRATPSGWPRRCSGACSRHRPRAPGRRPVTPPSRDSCSGCARCRRPRRRRCCWTPSAPRPRSCSGTPTPERPVPPRPSRNWASTRSPRWNCGTSCRRSSAASCPPRWSSTIRTRAR, encoded by the coding sequence GTGGAGGATCTCGACAAGCTCCGGTCCTACTTGAGACGTGCCGTCAGTGACGCGCAGAAGCTGCGCGACCAGGTGCGTCACCTGGAGGAGTCCGCTCGCGAGCCGATCGCGGTGGTGGGCGTGGGTTGTCGCTTCCCGGGTGGCGTCGCGTCTCCCGAGGACCTGTGGGACATCGTGTCCGGCGGCCTGGACGCCATGAGTGACCTCCCACCGGACCGCGGGTGGAACCTGGCGTCGCTGGCCGGTCCGGAGCCCGAGGCGGCCGGGACGACGTACCCGCGGGCCGGCGGCTTCCTGGCCGACGTCGCCGGGTTCGACGCGCCGTTCTTCGGGATCAGCCCGCGCGAGGCGCTGGCCATGGACCCGCAGCAACGGCTGATGCTGGAGATCTCGTGGGAGGCCCTGGAACGGGCGGGCATCGATCCGACCGGGCTGCGCGACACCGACACCGGTGTCTTCACCGGGCTCTACGCCGTCGACTACGGCCCCCGCATGGGCAGCGGCGCCGCCGGCGAGGTGGAGGGGTACACGCTCACCGGAACATACACCAGCGTGGCGTCGGGCCGGGTGTCGTACGTGCTGGGCCTGGCGGGCCCGGCGGTGTCGACCGACACCGCCTGCTCGTCCTCGCTCACGGCCATCCACCAGGCCGTGCGCTCCCTGCGCTCCGGGGAGTGCTCGCTCGCGCTGGCCGGCGGCGTGTCCACGATGCCGACGCCCGGAGTGCTCGTCGAGCTGGGCCGGCAGCGGGGGTTGTCGGTGGATGGGCGGTGTAAGGCGTTTGCGGAGGCGGCGGATGGTACGGGTTTTTCGGAGGGTGCTGGGGTTTTGGTGTTGGAGCGGTTGTCGGATGCGCGGCGGAATGGTCGTCGGGTGTGGGCGGTGATTCGGGGTTCGGCGGTTAATCAGGATGGTGCGTCGAATGGGTTGACGGCGCCGAGTGGGTTGGCGCAGCAGCGGGTGATTCGGGCGGCGTTGGCGGATGCGGGTTTGGGTGTTGGTGATGTGGATGTGGTGGAGGCGCATGGGACTGGTACGCGGTTGGGTGATCCGATCGAGGCGCAGGCGTTGTTGGCGACGTATGGGCAGGGTCGGGAGTCCGGGGTTCCGGTGTGGTTGGGGTCGTTGAAGTCGAATATTGGTCATACGCAGGCGGCGGCGGGGGTGGCCGGTGTGATCAAGATGGTGATGGCGTTGCGTGGTGGGGTGTTGCCGCGGACGTTGCATGTGGATCGGCCGTCGTCGCATGTGGATTGGTCGGTTGGTGCGGTGGAGTTGTTGACGCAGGCGCGGCCGTGGGTTGGTGGTGTGGGTCGGGTGCGGCGTGCGGGTGTGTCGGCCTTCGGCATCAGTGGGACGAATGCGCATGTGATTGTGGAGGAGGCGCCGGCGGTTGAGGTGCCGGTGGTTGGTGACGGGGTGCCGGTTGCCGGTGGTGTGGTGCCGTGGGTGTTGTCGGGGCGTTCGGAGTCGGCGTTGCGGGCGCAGGCGGTTCGGTTGCGGGATTTCGTGGTCGGGGCGCCGGGTGTGGACGTGGCGGATGTCGGGTTTTCGTTGTTGTCGACGCGGTCGTTGTTCGAACACCGCGCCGTGGTCCTGGGCCACGACCGCGACGACCTGCTCGCCGGGCTCGCCGCGACGGCCGCCGGGACCGACGGCCCGTCGGCACCGGCGACGCCGGGTGGCAGGACGGTGTTCGTCTTCCCGGGTCAGGGGTCGCAATGGGTCGGCATGGGGCGCGAACTGTGCGCCTCGTCGCCGGCCTTCGCCCGCCGCATGCGGGAGTGCGCCGACGCGCTGTCCCCGTACGTGACCTGGTCCCTCCTCGACGTCCTCGACGATGCCGAGGCACTGCAACGGGTGGACGTCATCCAGCCGGTGCTGTGGGCCGTCATGGTGTCGCTGGCCGAGGCGTGGCGCTCCTACGGGGTCGAGCCGGCGGCCGTGATCGGCCACTCGCAGGGCGAGATCGCCGCCGCCTGTGTCGCCGGCGCCCTGACCCTGCCCGACGCGGCCCGGGCGGTCGCGCTGCGGTCGAGGGCGATTCTGGCCCTGTCGGGCCGCGGCGGAATGGTGTCGGTCGGGCTGCCGGCCGACGACGTGCGTGCCCGCCTGACCGAGGGACTGTCGATAGCGGCGGTCAACGGGCCGTCGTCGGTCGTGGTCTCCGGTGAGGTGGCCGCGCTCGACGCGCTCCTGGCCCGGTGCGACGCGGAGGGGGTGCGGGCACGTCGTGTTCCGGTGGACTACGCGTCGCACTCCGCACAGGTGGATGCCATCCGCGACGAACTGGCCCGAGTGCTGGCGGGGATCGCCCCGCGAACGTCCGAGGTCCCGTTCTTCTCGACGGTCACGGCCGACTGGCTGGACACCACCCGGCTGGACGCCGAGTACTGGTACACCAACCTGCGGCACACCGTCCGCTTCGAAGAGGCCACCCGGGCCCTCGCCGAACAGGGCTTCAGCTTCTTCGTCGAGGCGTCCGCCCACCCGGTGCTGACCGTCGGCATCGCACAGACGCTGGACAGCACGGACGTCACCGCCATGGTGGTGGGCACGCTGCGCCGCGACGAGGGCGGCCTGAAGCGACTGCTCCAGTCGGCGGCCGAGGCCTTCGTGGCGGGCCTCCCGGTGGCCTGGGACACCGCGCTGCCCAGCCGGGACGGTCGGTGGACCCCGTTGCCGACCTACCCGTTCCAGCGACAGCGTTACTGGCTGAACACACCGCACGACGGTGCCGCGGCGCCCGAGCCGGACCAGCGGACCGACCGGCTGTACCAGGTGGACTGGCTGCCCCGTGCGGTCCGCGCCGATCAGGCAACCGGGCGGTACGTGGTGCTGGAGCCGTCCGAGACGGACCTCGCCGGCCTCGACGACGTACCCCCCGTCGTCATCGTCGCGGTCCCAGGCGCGTCCGAGGCGGACGCCGACACACCGGCCGCCGTCGAGGACCACCTGCACCGGCTGCTCCGGCGACTGCAGAGCTGGCTCGGCGACGACCGCTTCGCCGACTCCCGGCTGGCCATCGTGACGCGCGACGCGATCCACGACGACCAGGTCGTCCACCCGGACCTCGTCGCGGCGGCGATCTGGGGATTCGTCCGTAGCGCGCAGACCGAGAACCCGGGCCGGATCACGCTTGTCGACATCGACGACCAACCCGCTTCGTGGGACGTCGTCCCGGCGGCCGTCGCGACCGGAGAGACCCAGATCAAGATCCGGGCCGGCGAGGTGAGCACGCCGCGACTGGCCCACGCCGGCGCCAACAGCGCCTCGGCGCAGCACGGCGGCCGGCCGCCATCGGGCACGAACGGCTCCACGCTCGGACACGGGACGGTGCTGATCACCGGAGGCACCAGCGGACTGGGCGCGATGCTGGCCCATCACCTCGTGCGACGGCACGGCGTGCGCCGACTCCTGCTGACCAGCCGGCGAGGGCCGGCGGCTCCGGCCGCGGCACGGCTGCGCGAGGTGCTGACCGGGTCGGGTGCCGAGGTCGAGGTGGTGGCCTGCGACATCACCCACCGCGAGTCCGTCGCCGAGCTGATCGCGGCGGTACCGGCCGACCACCCACTGACGGCGGTGATCCACTGCGCGGGTGTTCTGGACGACGGGGTCGTCGAGACCTTGACCGAGGACCGGATCGACACGGTGCTGGCGCCGAAGGTGCGCGGCGCCTGGCACCTGCACGAGCTGACCAGGGACCTGAATCTTTCCGCGTTCGTCCTGTTCTCGTCGATCGCGAGTGTGCTGGGCACCGCCGGGCAGGCCAACTACGCCGCGGCCAACGCCTTCCTCAACGGCCTGGCGGAGGCCCGCCGGGCGGGAGGCTGCCCGCCGGCGCCCTGTGCTGGGGCTTCTGGGCCGAGCGCAGCGAGATGGTCGCCGGGCTCGGCGACGCGGACCTGGTTCGCCTGCGCCGGCAGGGTGTGCTCCCGTTGTCCTCGCAGCAGGGGCTCGCGCTCTTCGACGCGGCACTCGGCCACGACCAGGCGGTGCTGGTGCCCGCCCGTCTGCAGCAGCCGTCGCCGGACACGCGCGACGCCGAGCGGCTGGCCTCGCCGCTGCTCCGGGGCCTGCTCGCGGCACCGGCCGAGGGCACCGGGCCGGCGGCCGGTGACGCCGCCGAGTCGGGACTCGTGCAGCGGCTGCGCTCGCTGCCGGCGGCCGAGGCGGAGACGGTGTTGCTGGACGCCGTCCGCACCCAGACCGCGATCGTGCTCGGGCACGCCGACACCAGAACGACCGGTGCCACCACGGCCTTCAAGGAACTGGGCATCGACTCGCTCACCGCGTTGGAACTGCGGAACAAGCTGTCGGCGATCGTCGGCTGCAAGCTGCCCGCCACGATGGTCTTCGACCATCCGAACCCGCGCGCGCTGA
- a CDS encoding DUF1579 family protein, whose protein sequence is MALLAAAVLSPAVAQATEPLGSSAKRVAPTPALQPLKKLTGKWTCTGVTTLPDGSQLAFDTSSTAKFILDGNFMRWQETNSIEGTPIASAEYIWGWDAQQGLFTADRFDNSGQRGAQTTPGWVGKVLTSTGVLIQPDGTSLPLTTTITKTAKNAFTVQAVVSLGAAAGGASVLSESSCVR, encoded by the coding sequence GTGGCGCTCCTCGCCGCGGCGGTGCTCAGCCCGGCCGTCGCCCAGGCCACCGAGCCGCTCGGCTCGTCGGCTAAGCGGGTGGCGCCGACCCCCGCGCTCCAGCCGTTGAAGAAGCTGACCGGAAAGTGGACCTGCACCGGGGTGACGACCCTCCCGGACGGCAGCCAGTTGGCGTTCGACACCTCCTCGACCGCCAAGTTCATCCTCGACGGGAACTTCATGCGCTGGCAGGAGACGAACAGTATCGAGGGCACGCCGATCGCCTCGGCGGAGTACATCTGGGGTTGGGACGCCCAGCAGGGCCTCTTCACGGCGGATCGCTTCGACAACTCCGGACAGCGCGGCGCGCAGACGACCCCCGGATGGGTCGGGAAGGTGCTCACCTCGACCGGCGTCCTGATCCAGCCGGACGGCACTTCGCTTCCGCTGACCACCACGATCACGAAGACCGCCAAGAACGCCTTCACGGTGCAGGCGGTGGTCAGCCTGGGGGCTGCGGCGGGCGGAGCCAGCGTGTTGTCCGAGTCGTCGTGCGTCCGGTGA